A genomic window from bacterium includes:
- a CDS encoding 4Fe-4S binding protein — MWKNRRRIVALLAGAAALLLPFLRIRGRSAMRFDLPTLSLHFFGAVVPIDEFHLVLLGTLLLVSLTLWVTVVFGRLWCGWLCPQTVIGEVGEWIASALPPRFRSGGKTLALLPFSALVSLSLLWYFVPPAEATRNLFRSPALLGFFLSQWAAIYVMVAVVGPRFCKTACPYAMLQNVLADRETLSVAYDPARPECLRCDRCVPVCPVGIDIRKGTQRECVACAACIDACREVTARKNIAPFIAYRGTVRRGKAYMFAGGGLAAALVLLAAIWIRPDVRFAVQWEAMAGSARGNVYRYSVRNDSDRPIELALSVEEPARLLGDPKVAVPSRGRVTGTVTVQGGSGIPREILITAAGRDFRIVRKAAFP; from the coding sequence ATGTGGAAAAACCGCCGACGGATCGTCGCCCTTCTCGCCGGCGCGGCGGCCCTGCTCCTCCCGTTTCTCCGGATCCGCGGGCGAAGCGCGATGCGGTTCGACCTTCCGACTCTCTCCCTCCACTTCTTCGGGGCGGTCGTCCCGATCGACGAGTTCCATCTCGTCCTTCTGGGAACGCTCCTCCTCGTATCGCTCACCCTCTGGGTGACGGTCGTCTTCGGGAGGTTGTGGTGCGGGTGGCTTTGCCCGCAGACGGTGATCGGCGAGGTCGGCGAGTGGATCGCCTCCGCGCTGCCGCCCCGTTTCCGGTCCGGCGGAAAGACGCTGGCGCTGCTCCCCTTCTCCGCCTTGGTGTCCCTCTCCCTCCTTTGGTATTTCGTCCCGCCCGCCGAGGCGACCCGCAACCTCTTCCGGTCCCCGGCCCTCCTCGGCTTCTTCCTGTCCCAGTGGGCTGCGATCTACGTCATGGTGGCCGTCGTGGGCCCCCGTTTCTGCAAGACGGCGTGCCCGTACGCGATGCTTCAGAACGTCCTCGCCGACCGGGAAACGCTCTCGGTGGCGTACGACCCGGCGCGTCCCGAGTGTCTGCGGTGCGACCGGTGCGTGCCGGTCTGCCCCGTGGGGATCGACATCCGGAAGGGCACCCAGCGGGAGTGCGTCGCCTGCGCGGCGTGCATCGACGCCTGCAGGGAGGTCACCGCACGGAAGAACATCGCGCCGTTCATCGCCTACCGTGGAACGGTCCGGCGGGGGAAAGCGTACATGTTCGCGGGGGGCGGCCTCGCGGCCGCGCTCGTCCTTCTCGCCGCGATCTGGATCCGTCCCGACGTCCGGTTCGCCGTGCAGTGGGAAGCGATGGCAGGATCCGCGCGGGGGAACGTCTACCGGTACTCCGTGCGGAACGACTCGGACCGGCCGATCGAGCTCGCGCTGTCCGTCGAGGAGCCGGCGCGTCTCCTCGGCGATCCGAAGGTCGCGGTCCCCTCCCGGGGGCGCGTCACAGGCACGGTGACGGTGCAGGGCGGGAGCGGGATACCAAGAGAGATCCTGATCACCGCCGCGGGGCGGGACTTCCGCATCGTCCGGAAGGCGGCATTCCCGTGA